One genomic window of Candidatus Polarisedimenticolia bacterium includes the following:
- a CDS encoding response regulator → MDPRARLNDLHLSGQVEHAEGILAPEEANPRRLLVVDDDPGVQELLQEVLSGAGYRVETAFNSDEAMERIAEANFDGLVVDLVLPEEDGLLLYDRVLQLNPYFRDRVVFISGEAREHQLRRVTRRTGAMVLRKPFNILELMRVLKERGL, encoded by the coding sequence ATGGATCCGAGAGCGCGTCTCAACGATCTCCATCTGTCGGGTCAGGTGGAGCATGCGGAAGGAATTCTGGCCCCGGAGGAGGCGAATCCCCGGCGCCTGCTGGTGGTCGACGACGATCCCGGAGTCCAGGAACTATTGCAGGAGGTCTTGTCGGGCGCCGGCTACCGGGTCGAGACGGCGTTCAACTCCGACGAGGCGATGGAGCGCATCGCGGAGGCGAATTTCGACGGTCTCGTCGTGGATCTCGTCCTGCCCGAGGAGGATGGTCTGCTCCTCTACGATCGGGTCCTGCAGCTCAATCCCTATTTTCGCGATCGGGTGGTCTTCATCTCGGGCGAGGCGCGGGAACACCAGCTCCGCCGTGTGACCCGGCGAACGGGCGCCATGGTCCTCCGGAAGCCCTTCAACATCCTCGAGCTGATGCGGGTTCTCAAGGAGCGCGGCCTCTAG